GATCCCAGACGTTTCAATGAGTTCGATCGCGGCACGATTCTGATACCCGAACGGTTTCTGGCCAAGGCGGCGATCGCCGCCACGCCGGTCGGCTTCGATCCGTCGGAACTGCAGCCGGCATTCGGTCTGGTGCAGGGCGAGGGCGCCGGGGCGCCCCCCGTGTTCAGCGAAAGCGACGTCGTTGCTGCGCTCAGGAAAGCTGCGGAGGCCGGGGTGACACCGGCCAACATCCGCTCGGTGGCCGGCTTCGCGCGCCGATTGAACGATGTCACCTGTTCGGGTTGTCATCAGACGCGCGGTATCGGCGGCTTCCATTTCCCGGGTGTCGACTGGATGGCGGCCCAACCTTCGAACGCGACGGTCGTGCCGGCGTCGCCGCATTTCTTTGGCGATCAGATTCGGCGACGCGATATTCTCAACTCGCTTAAATGGGGCAGCAGCCCGGATTATTCACGCGGTTTTTCCGGACGCCCGCAACTACGCACGAGGTCGGAATTCCTCGGAGAACTCGCGGGCACCGGCTATTACGACGGCTGGGGCGCGCATTGTTACCAGCAAAGCGCGAAGGCCGCTGACAACGACCCGAGCTTCCGCGCCTGGACCTGCGCCAAGGGTCTCGCCTGCCAGCCTGCCGGCAAGACATCGCGGATGGGAATGTGCTTCGTCAGGAGCCGGTAGCGAAAGCGGGTGATCCAGTATCCGAGAGACCTCAGTGATGGAATCGATAAGCCGCGGTGTACTGCTGACCCTCGAGTCCTTCACGCCACCGCGCCCGACGCCCGCAACTGCCGGATCGCCGCATCGTCGTAGCCCGCCTTGCGCAAAATCTCGTCGCTGTGCTCGCCGATCCCGGGCGGCTTGCGCGGCTGGACCTTCTTGCTGCCGTCGACCCAGATCGGGCTGCTGATGGTCAGCATGGTGTCGTTCTCGAACGGCACCAGCACCTCGTTGTCCAGCATCTGCCTGTCGTTGGGAATGTCGTCGAGAATGCCGACCACGCCGAACACTAGGCCATTGCCGTCGAGGATCCGCCGCCACTCGGCGAGGGTCCTGGTGGCGAAGATCTCGTCGAAGATCTTGATCAGCTCCAGCGAACGCGCGTGGCGGCCGGGCTTGGTGGCGAACCGCTCGTCGGTGATGAAATCCTCCCGGCCGATGCAGCGCGCCAGCGCCGGCCACTGCCGCTCTTCGTTGAGCAGCGACAGGATGATCCAGCGTCCATCCTTGCATTTGTAGTGATTGGTGACCGCGTTGAGCGCGTGCTCGCGGGGACGGCGCTCGCCGAATTTCGCGCCGCAGAGCTTGGCCTGCGCCAGCACCGAGGCGGCCCAGACGCCGTTGGCCATCAGGTTGGAGCTGACATGCGAGCCTTTGCCGGTGCGTTCGCGCTTGTAGAGCGCGGTGACGATGGCGCCGTAAAACGCCATCGCGCAGGGATGGTCGCCCATGCCGGCGACCGAGCGCGCCGGCGTGGTGTTTTCATCCGCGCGCACCAGATCCATCAGGCCCGAGCGCGCCCAATAGGCGTTGCTGTCGAAGCCGGGCTTGTTGGCCTCTTCGCCCTTTTCGCCGTAGCCGGTGAACGACGCGTAGATCAGCCGCTCGTTGAGCGGGGCCAGCTGGGCATGGGTCAATCCGAGCCGTTCGCGCACCGCGGGCGGAAAATTGGTGATGAAGACGTCGGCCTCGGCCGCGAGGCGATGCAGCACCGCCTGGCCTTCCGGCTTCGAGAGATCGAGCGCGAGGCTCTTCTTGTTGCGGGCTTCCAGCAGCCACGCGAAATTATGCTGGCTGGCGGGATAGCCCGGCAGGTTCGGCAGGTTGCGGTAGGGATCGCCGGAACCCGGCGGTTCGATCTTGATCACGTCGGCGCCGAAGTCGGACAGCACGGTCGCGGCCGCCGGCGCTGCGATGAAACTCGCGCAATCCAGAACCTTGAGGCCTTCGAAAATGCCTTTTTCCATCATGCCGTCGCTCCCGTGCCTTTTGTTGGTTTTGTCCGTGTGCTGGAATTATTGCTGCGATCGATCAGGATCGAACGCCATTTGAACCATGTTGGGTGAGCGATGCAACGGCAGATTCCCCGTCATTGCGAGCCAACGGGTCGGCGCGAAGCGCCGCCCGATGATAAACTCCGCGAAGCAATCCATAGCTGCAACGGGGAAAGATGGATTGCTTCGTCGCGGAGCCTGTCATCGGGCGCGCGTTAGCGCGACCCGTTGGCTCCTCGCAATGACGGAAAAACCTCTGCTCTACTCCCCATCCGACATCAGCGCCGCATTGCCGCCGGCCGCCGCCGTATTCACGGTCACCGTCTGTTCGGTCGCAAATCGGGCCAGGTAATGCGGCCCGCCGGCCTTGGGGCCGGTGCCGGACAGGCCATGGCCGCCGAACGGCTGCACGCCGACCACGGCACCGATCATGTTGCGGTTGACGTAGATGTTGCCGGCCTGGAGCCGGTCGAT
The genomic region above belongs to Bradyrhizobium sediminis and contains:
- a CDS encoding CaiB/BaiF CoA transferase family protein, with protein sequence MEKGIFEGLKVLDCASFIAAPAAATVLSDFGADVIKIEPPGSGDPYRNLPNLPGYPASQHNFAWLLEARNKKSLALDLSKPEGQAVLHRLAAEADVFITNFPPAVRERLGLTHAQLAPLNERLIYASFTGYGEKGEEANKPGFDSNAYWARSGLMDLVRADENTTPARSVAGMGDHPCAMAFYGAIVTALYKRERTGKGSHVSSNLMANGVWAASVLAQAKLCGAKFGERRPREHALNAVTNHYKCKDGRWIILSLLNEERQWPALARCIGREDFITDERFATKPGRHARSLELIKIFDEIFATRTLAEWRRILDGNGLVFGVVGILDDIPNDRQMLDNEVLVPFENDTMLTISSPIWVDGSKKVQPRKPPGIGEHSDEILRKAGYDDAAIRQLRASGAVA